In one window of Frigoriglobus tundricola DNA:
- a CDS encoding TIGR02996 domain-containing protein: MNEREALLRAVCDTPDDDTPRLVFADWLQENGDEARAEFIRVQIELSRAQEMCPRVSNLMVRQHKLLRLNEQRWRAELPSDAGFRRNFHFERGFVESLTVYDFTESRRVVVDTFAATPLIHLDCIRVRDLGELAELAELSRIRYLGFWVYNPTPESVTRFVSTTNLAALEQVAIRGPTIDFALEDLLAERFGSKLLRNT; the protein is encoded by the coding sequence ATGAACGAACGCGAAGCGCTCTTGCGGGCGGTCTGCGACACCCCCGACGACGACACACCGCGTCTGGTGTTCGCCGACTGGCTTCAGGAGAACGGCGACGAGGCGCGGGCCGAGTTCATCCGCGTTCAGATCGAGTTGTCCCGTGCGCAAGAAATGTGTCCGCGTGTGAGTAACCTGATGGTTCGCCAGCACAAACTGCTCCGTTTGAACGAGCAGCGATGGCGCGCGGAGTTGCCGAGCGACGCGGGCTTCAGACGTAACTTTCATTTCGAGCGCGGGTTCGTGGAGTCGTTGACCGTCTACGATTTCACCGAGTCCCGCAGAGTTGTGGTTGACACTTTCGCGGCGACCCCGCTTATCCATCTCGACTGCATTCGCGTCCGTGATCTCGGAGAACTGGCCGAACTCGCCGAACTGTCGCGCATCCGTTACTTAGGATTCTGGGTCTACAACCCAACACCGGAATCCGTCACGCGGTTCGTGTCCACAACCAACTTGGCCGCCCTCGAACAAGTCGCGATCCGTGGGCCGACGATCGACTTCGCACTGGAAGATTTGTTGGCCGAACGATTCGGCTCCAAGCTGCTACGCAACACCTGA